A single genomic interval of Aedes aegypti strain LVP_AGWG chromosome 1, AaegL5.0 Primary Assembly, whole genome shotgun sequence harbors:
- the LOC5576873 gene encoding uncharacterized protein LOC5576873, whose translation MNTLLILSALVTVIAAQRDYTTPVPILKQINRHNEDGSYSYGYEAADGSFKIETKYPTGEVQGKYGYVDDSGKLREIEYGASKRGFEPAGTDINVPPPTLTNTNYPPLGPNEEDDGQYREDPSVYYKDARYNSKPASAPAYQPRPAPVQYNPAPQQYYQNNVTPAPAPAAPVYQQPQHRFQPQPQYYQPAPQQQRSEYWHPNARVDINTGSYSLSYTG comes from the exons CTCATATTGTCCGCACTTGTGACAGTCATCGCAGCACAGAGGGATTACACTACGCCGGTGCCCATCCTGAAGCAGATCAACCGACACAACGAGGATGGAAGCTACAGCTATGGCTACGAGGCGGCGGACGGGTCTTTCAAAATCGAAACCAAATATCCAACCGGGGAGGTGCAGGGGAAGTACGGTTATGTTGACGACAGCGGAAAGCTACGTGAGATAGAATACGGTGCCAGCAAACGAGGATTTGAACCAGCCG GTACCGACATCAACGTACCACCACCAACTCTGACCAACACCAACTACCCACCTTTGGGACCAAACGAAGAGGACGATGGCCAATACCGTGAAGATCCAAGCGTCTACTACAAAGACGCACGATACAACTCCAAGCCAGCATCGGCCCCTGCTTACCAGCCACGACCTGCTCCAGTTCAGTATAACCCAGCTCCTCAGCAGTACTACCAGAACAACGTAACTCCAGCCCCTGCCCCAGCTGCTCCAGTTTACCAACAGCCTCAGCATCGATTCCAGCCTCAGCCACAGTACTACCAACCAGCTCCTCAACAGCAACGTTCTGAATATTGGCATCCGAACGCCAGGGTGGACATCAACACTGGGTCGTACTCGCTAAGCTATACCGGTTAA